In Candidatus Protochlamydia phocaeensis, a single genomic region encodes these proteins:
- a CDS encoding NADH-quinone oxidoreductase subunit D, protein MNETYKDHNQAELAADIMELNLGPQHPSTHGVLRIKLRLDGEKLVSAEPVIGYLHTGVEKECESRTYPQVFTLVDRLDYLSGPAEEQAFAASVERLMAVEVPERAQIIRLIFLELSRISSHLLWLGTSALELNMSSVYMYCFAEREKILDLFEEVAGARMFPSIWRIGGLARDLTPEFDAHARDFLKGFPQMWKDLDKLLTNNYVWCERLQGVAIIDEELCKKYMCTGPVLRAAGVPYDIRKIYPYLGYETYQFDIPTRKEADSYARYLVRMDEMKESASLVEQALGRLKPGPVLTNNRKVALPPRRELARSMEAVIHQFKLVCEGLRPPVGEVYQCVESARGELGYYLVSDGTHRPYRVRVRSPSFAHVAVLQDVLPGHILSDVIVAIASVDPILGDVDR, encoded by the coding sequence ATGAACGAAACATACAAAGACCATAATCAAGCCGAGCTTGCTGCAGATATTATGGAGCTTAACTTAGGGCCGCAGCATCCATCGACTCATGGCGTTTTGCGTATAAAATTACGGCTTGATGGAGAGAAGCTTGTATCTGCAGAACCTGTGATAGGTTACCTGCATACAGGGGTGGAAAAAGAATGCGAGTCGCGTACCTATCCTCAAGTTTTTACCCTTGTCGACCGTTTGGATTATTTATCAGGGCCTGCTGAAGAGCAGGCTTTTGCAGCGTCTGTTGAGCGCTTGATGGCTGTTGAAGTTCCGGAACGGGCGCAGATCATACGCCTGATTTTTTTGGAACTTTCCAGAATCTCCAGCCATTTATTGTGGTTGGGAACGAGTGCGCTTGAGCTCAACATGTCCTCTGTTTACATGTATTGTTTTGCCGAAAGAGAGAAGATCCTCGATCTTTTTGAAGAAGTGGCGGGAGCGCGGATGTTTCCATCGATCTGGCGCATTGGCGGGCTTGCGCGGGATTTGACGCCTGAATTTGACGCCCATGCCCGGGATTTTTTAAAAGGTTTTCCGCAAATGTGGAAAGACCTCGATAAGCTCTTAACAAATAACTATGTATGGTGCGAACGCTTGCAAGGCGTGGCAATTATTGATGAAGAGCTTTGCAAAAAGTATATGTGCACAGGGCCGGTACTGCGTGCGGCAGGCGTGCCTTATGATATCCGCAAAATTTATCCTTATTTAGGATATGAGACATACCAGTTTGACATTCCGACGAGGAAAGAGGCTGACTCTTATGCCCGCTACCTTGTACGTATGGACGAGATGAAGGAAAGCGCCTCATTAGTTGAGCAAGCGCTGGGACGTTTAAAGCCCGGCCCTGTTCTGACCAATAATCGCAAGGTGGCTTTGCCTCCGCGCAGGGAGCTGGCCCGCAGCATGGAGGCGGTTATCCATCAATTCAAGTTGGTTTGTGAAGGTCTGCGTCCGCCTGTTGGCGAAGTTTATCAGTGCGTAGAATCTGCAAGGGGAGAATTGGGCTATTATTTAGTTAGCGACGGCACCCATCGCCCTTATCGCGTGCGCGTGCGATCGCCTTCTTTTGCCCATGTTGCCGTTTTGCAAGATGTGTTGCCGGGCCACATTTTATCCGATGTTATTGTTGCCATTGCCAGTGTTGATCCAATTTTGGGAGATGTTGACCGCTGA
- the nuoE gene encoding NADH-quinone oxidoreductase subunit NuoE: MLTEDTRKAILELQKNYPEKRSALIPALHLAQAEAGYLPRGVQNEVAELFGIDPNEVNAVVTFYDMFFEEPVGKHILHVCTNVSCMLRGADGIVKGLCQRLHANPGETSPDGEFTVFASECLAACDRAPMMLVDDKVIGPVKEEELDRLLEDAKKSPGHPSPIGKDEVSYA, from the coding sequence ATGCTTACAGAAGACACACGAAAAGCTATTTTGGAATTGCAAAAGAATTATCCGGAGAAGCGCTCGGCGCTTATTCCGGCGCTCCATCTTGCCCAAGCGGAAGCGGGCTATCTGCCGCGCGGCGTGCAGAACGAGGTGGCGGAATTATTTGGGATAGACCCCAACGAAGTCAATGCCGTTGTCACTTTTTATGATATGTTCTTTGAAGAGCCGGTCGGCAAGCACATTCTGCATGTATGTACAAATGTATCGTGCATGCTGCGAGGAGCGGACGGTATAGTCAAGGGGCTATGCCAAAGATTGCACGCCAATCCTGGAGAAACGAGTCCAGATGGAGAATTTACTGTCTTTGCGTCGGAATGCTTGGCTGCATGCGACCGGGCTCCTATGATGCTAGTGGATGATAAAGTCATCGGTCCTGTTAAAGAAGAAGAACTCGATCGTTTATTGGAAGACGCCAAAAAAAGTCCCGGGCATCCTTCTCCTATCGGAAAAGACGAGGTAAGCTATGCCTGA